Proteins encoded in a region of the Elizabethkingia bruuniana genome:
- the dnaE gene encoding DNA polymerase III subunit alpha: protein MFLIFDTETTGLPRNFNAPLTDFDNWPRMVQIAWQLHDEHGNLIENQDYIVKPEGYDIPFNAYRIHGISTEMAMREGRDLKEVLNEFKEVLKKTKVVAGHNVSFDYSIVGSEFLRKEVEDSLKDKPIVDTMEFGTNVCQLPGGRGGRFKSPKLEELSEKLFGHKFDEAHNAAADVNATAQAFFEMMRLEVYPLDRIFFDDVQMKAFKDHNPAVFKPFDIVIRRQVADSKKRKKTADFGDTDDIDIGNFFHFYSHSIYSTLQATTGLADMVSIAEKNNFPAVGLVDLGNMMGAFKFIDEVEKYNGNLKQKKQDAEAAEEKPDNYDEINSAKFLTPILGLELYISERYQQRQFTKDDPDRRTQVVLLAKNFEGYKNLAKLSSIGFKEGYYAGVPRISRALISQYKDNLIALTGSLSCEVPSTILELGEQRGEEVFQWWLNEFGDDFYVQIQNHQMDEEDYVNEILLKFADKHNVKILAQNETYYTRKSDAKIQDIVACIKDGEKLSTPVGKGFGKRKGLNSEQFYLKNSEEVKQAFQMYPDAFIAYDEFLNKFESYKLKRDVLLPKFDIPEEFQDAEDLNDGGKRGEMNFLRHLTYEGARKKYEEITDDIRERLDFELDIIAKTGYPGYFLIVQDFCNEAKNMGVSVGPGRGSAAGSAVAYCIGITNVDPIKYDLLFERFLNPERISMPDIDIDFDDEGRDRVIKWVIDKYGQNQVAQIITYSVLGGKSAIKDAGRVLDVSIPETNNIAKLIPNTPGMNIAKVMKSDLKKFKPEDLPLVDEIKGILNNPDDGRFNVLDSAYKMEGCIRNTGIHACGVIITPEDISNLVPVTIAAKDADILVSQFDNSVAESAGLLKMDFLGLRTLTIIKDAVKLIKNRHGIEIIPDDIPLDDAKTYQLFKEGRTIGIFQYESAGMQKYMRELKPTVFADLIAMNALYRPGPIKYIPNFINRKHGLEEIIYDLPETQEYLQETYGITVYQEQVMLLSQKLANFTKGEADTLRKAMGKKQKAVLDKMFPKFIEGGKKNNLDEEKLHKIWKDWEAFAEYAFNKSHSTCYAYIAYHTAYLKANYPAEYMASVMSNNINNTKQITLFMEDCQAMGVDVLGPSVNESEYEFAVNEKGQIRFGLGAIKGIGEGPSEAICKEREQGGRFTDIYSLFERIPSSQLNKRVVESLVFAGAFDELDSYHRAQYFDVDTAGRTNIERLLKYSNSFQDSKNSVENSLFADFADEVQIERPKINPAPEWQNMHKLNREKEAIGFYLSAHPLDEFYYQYKFIQGALSKKSVVNKKLDEELEKAPENEKVEEQDDKDEVSTDIDFPADILEVDGDEIIEEVIKKVDPRGKFNFLNLDEVDPYRDFVLQRDFSNLTPAEISKLKEKKFRSKGNDNSKEYMVSGLITEYVIRDGYESGTKIAFITLEDYTGSYSFRLNDKDYMRLREKLGEHRFVIFKIKFAPSKDFDRLYVNVTEVIDLKEAFDRYANQLSLVVPFNEVDQDDIEFFRRTFAHNKGVHKLSFYLKDPVENHFVELNSMQTSVDISAETIKLLHEYKKYELFLN, encoded by the coding sequence ATGTTCTTGATTTTTGATACAGAAACAACTGGTTTACCCCGAAATTTTAATGCTCCTTTAACTGACTTCGACAACTGGCCGCGCATGGTTCAGATTGCATGGCAGTTACACGACGAGCATGGAAATCTTATAGAGAATCAGGATTATATTGTAAAGCCCGAGGGCTACGATATTCCGTTTAATGCATACCGCATCCACGGGATATCTACAGAGATGGCGATGCGTGAAGGCCGCGATCTTAAAGAAGTACTTAACGAGTTCAAAGAAGTACTGAAAAAAACAAAGGTAGTAGCAGGGCATAATGTAAGCTTTGACTACAGTATTGTAGGATCCGAATTTCTTAGAAAGGAAGTGGAGGACAGTCTGAAAGACAAGCCTATTGTAGATACGATGGAGTTTGGTACCAACGTATGTCAGCTTCCCGGAGGTAGAGGTGGAAGATTCAAATCTCCTAAACTGGAGGAACTTTCTGAAAAATTATTCGGACACAAATTCGATGAAGCTCACAATGCTGCAGCCGATGTAAATGCTACAGCACAAGCATTCTTCGAAATGATGAGATTGGAAGTTTATCCATTGGATAGAATTTTCTTCGATGATGTACAGATGAAGGCCTTTAAGGATCATAATCCTGCTGTCTTCAAACCTTTCGATATTGTTATCCGAAGACAGGTTGCTGACTCTAAAAAGCGGAAGAAAACTGCTGACTTTGGTGATACTGATGATATTGATATCGGGAATTTCTTCCATTTTTATAGCCACAGTATTTATTCAACTTTACAGGCAACGACTGGTTTAGCTGATATGGTCTCCATAGCCGAAAAGAATAATTTTCCGGCTGTAGGCCTTGTTGACCTGGGCAATATGATGGGTGCCTTTAAGTTTATCGATGAGGTTGAAAAGTATAACGGAAATCTTAAGCAAAAGAAGCAGGATGCCGAAGCTGCTGAAGAAAAGCCAGACAACTATGATGAAATTAACAGTGCAAAGTTCCTTACACCTATTTTGGGGCTAGAGCTTTATATTTCGGAGCGTTATCAGCAGAGACAATTTACTAAAGACGATCCGGACAGAAGAACTCAGGTTGTATTATTGGCTAAAAACTTTGAAGGATATAAAAATCTGGCAAAACTTTCATCTATAGGGTTTAAAGAAGGTTATTATGCAGGGGTTCCAAGGATTAGCCGTGCACTAATATCTCAATATAAAGACAATCTTATTGCACTGACAGGAAGTTTGTCCTGTGAAGTTCCGTCTACTATTCTAGAATTGGGGGAGCAACGTGGTGAGGAAGTTTTCCAGTGGTGGCTGAATGAATTTGGTGATGATTTCTATGTGCAGATACAGAATCACCAGATGGATGAGGAAGACTATGTTAATGAGATTTTATTAAAGTTTGCGGATAAGCATAATGTAAAGATACTGGCACAAAACGAAACTTATTATACCCGTAAATCGGATGCTAAGATCCAGGATATTGTAGCCTGTATTAAAGATGGTGAGAAACTTTCGACACCTGTAGGTAAAGGATTTGGGAAAAGAAAAGGTCTGAACAGTGAACAGTTTTATCTGAAAAATAGTGAAGAAGTTAAGCAGGCTTTTCAGATGTATCCGGATGCTTTCATTGCATATGATGAATTTCTGAATAAGTTTGAATCTTATAAACTAAAAAGAGATGTTCTCTTACCTAAGTTTGATATTCCTGAGGAATTCCAGGATGCTGAAGATCTGAATGACGGTGGTAAAAGAGGAGAAATGAATTTCCTGAGACATCTTACCTACGAAGGCGCCCGAAAAAAATATGAAGAGATCACCGATGATATAAGGGAAAGACTAGACTTCGAACTGGATATTATTGCTAAAACAGGGTATCCGGGATATTTCCTTATTGTACAGGATTTTTGTAATGAAGCTAAAAATATGGGGGTATCGGTTGGACCAGGACGGGGATCTGCAGCAGGATCTGCTGTGGCTTACTGTATCGGAATTACCAATGTAGACCCTATTAAATATGATCTCCTTTTTGAGCGTTTTCTTAACCCGGAAAGGATTTCGATGCCCGATATCGATATCGATTTTGATGATGAAGGACGGGATCGTGTTATTAAATGGGTAATTGATAAATATGGGCAAAATCAGGTAGCACAGATTATTACCTATTCTGTATTGGGGGGGAAATCGGCTATTAAAGATGCAGGAAGGGTACTGGATGTATCTATTCCTGAAACCAATAATATTGCAAAGCTAATTCCGAATACACCGGGGATGAACATTGCGAAAGTGATGAAGTCCGACTTGAAGAAATTCAAGCCGGAAGATCTTCCGTTGGTGGATGAAATAAAAGGAATTCTGAACAATCCGGATGATGGCCGTTTCAATGTATTGGACAGTGCTTACAAAATGGAAGGCTGTATCCGAAATACCGGTATCCACGCCTGTGGGGTAATTATTACGCCGGAAGATATCAGTAATTTGGTTCCGGTGACCATTGCAGCAAAAGATGCGGATATTTTGGTATCTCAGTTTGACAACTCGGTAGCTGAAAGTGCCGGATTGCTGAAAATGGACTTCCTGGGACTTAGGACGCTTACCATCATTAAAGATGCTGTTAAACTAATTAAAAACAGACATGGAATAGAGATTATTCCGGATGATATACCGCTAGACGATGCTAAGACCTACCAGCTCTTTAAAGAAGGTCGTACGATTGGTATTTTCCAGTATGAATCTGCAGGTATGCAGAAATACATGCGTGAGCTAAAGCCCACAGTATTTGCCGATCTTATTGCCATGAATGCATTGTACCGACCGGGACCTATTAAGTATATACCGAACTTTATCAACCGGAAGCATGGTCTGGAAGAAATTATATATGACCTGCCGGAAACACAGGAGTATCTACAGGAAACCTATGGAATTACGGTATATCAGGAGCAGGTAATGCTACTGTCTCAGAAGCTGGCCAACTTTACCAAAGGTGAGGCCGATACGCTGAGAAAAGCAATGGGTAAAAAGCAGAAAGCGGTACTGGATAAGATGTTCCCTAAATTTATTGAAGGCGGGAAGAAAAATAATCTGGACGAAGAGAAACTTCATAAAATCTGGAAAGACTGGGAAGCCTTTGCAGAATATGCATTTAACAAGTCTCACTCCACATGTTATGCTTATATCGCTTATCATACTGCTTATCTGAAAGCTAATTATCCGGCTGAATATATGGCGAGTGTAATGAGTAACAACATTAACAATACCAAGCAGATTACCCTGTTCATGGAGGATTGCCAGGCGATGGGTGTAGACGTTTTGGGGCCATCTGTTAATGAATCTGAATATGAATTTGCAGTAAACGAAAAAGGGCAGATTCGTTTTGGACTTGGTGCTATAAAAGGGATTGGGGAAGGACCATCGGAAGCTATTTGTAAGGAAAGAGAACAGGGTGGTAGATTTACCGATATCTACAGTCTTTTTGAAAGAATTCCTTCATCACAACTAAATAAAAGGGTAGTGGAAAGTTTGGTATTTGCCGGAGCTTTCGACGAATTAGATTCTTATCACCGTGCCCAATATTTCGATGTAGATACTGCGGGAAGAACCAATATTGAACGTTTACTAAAATACAGTAACAGTTTCCAGGATAGTAAAAACTCTGTAGAAAACTCTTTATTTGCTGATTTCGCTGATGAGGTTCAGATTGAAAGACCAAAAATAAATCCGGCTCCGGAATGGCAGAATATGCATAAACTGAACCGGGAAAAAGAAGCCATAGGTTTCTATCTTTCGGCGCATCCGTTGGATGAATTCTATTATCAGTATAAGTTTATTCAGGGAGCACTGAGTAAAAAATCCGTGGTAAACAAAAAGCTGGATGAAGAACTGGAAAAAGCTCCTGAAAATGAAAAAGTAGAAGAACAGGATGATAAGGATGAAGTATCTACAGATATCGATTTCCCTGCTGATATATTGGAGGTAGACGGAGATGAAATTATCGAAGAGGTTATTAAAAAAGTGGACCCCAGAGGGAAGTTTAATTTCCTGAACCTGGATGAGGTAGACCCTTATAGAGATTTTGTGCTTCAAAGAGATTTTTCCAATCTTACACCTGCTGAAATTTCAAAGTTAAAAGAGAAAAAATTCCGGAGTAAAGGAAATGATAATTCCAAAGAATACATGGTTTCCGGTCTTATTACGGAGTATGTGATAAGGGATGGTTACGAAAGCGGAACGAAGATAGCCTTTATTACATTGGAAGATTATACAGGTTCATATTCTTTCAGACTGAATGATAAAGACTACATGCGCTTGAGAGAAAAGCTTGGAGAGCATAGGTTTGTAATTTTTAAGATCAAATTTGCACCTTCTAAAGACTTTGACAGATTATATGTAAATGTTACTGAGGTTATTGACCTGAAAGAAGCTTTCGACCGCTATGCCAATCAGCTCTCTTTGGTAGTACCATTTAATGAAGTAGATCAGGATGATATAGAATTTTTCAGACGTACTTTTGCCCACAATAAAGGGGTGCATAAACTAAGTTTCTATCTGAAAGATCCGGTTGAAAATCATTTTGTAGAACTCAATTCAATGCAGACCTCGGTAGATATAAGTGCTGAAACAATAAAGCTTCTGCACGAGTATAAGAAATATGAGTTATTCTTAAATTAA
- a CDS encoding type II toxin-antitoxin system RelE/ParE family toxin, protein MAIKIFWTDFAKKELKKIFDYYKVKAGSKVSIKLITNIIESTEILIFQTDIGQKEELLLDRIQNFRYLVYKNYKIIYWHNKEKNRIEISDVFDARQNPIKIKRRK, encoded by the coding sequence ATGGCAATAAAGATATTTTGGACTGATTTTGCTAAAAAAGAATTAAAGAAAATTTTTGATTATTACAAAGTCAAAGCAGGTTCTAAAGTTTCAATAAAATTAATTACTAATATTATTGAGAGCACTGAGATTTTAATATTCCAAACGGATATTGGCCAAAAAGAGGAATTACTTTTAGATCGTATTCAAAATTTTAGATATTTAGTTTATAAAAATTATAAGATTATATACTGGCATAATAAAGAGAAAAACAGAATAGAGATAAGTGATGTTTTTGATGCCAGGCAAAATCCGATTAAAATAAAACGTCGAAAATAA
- a CDS encoding DUF2059 domain-containing protein — translation MKKITILLLILAASLTFAQEQTVSPAKKEKIKTFLKLTNVLGVANQVMDNMINSYQTYYKQVPAEYWDELKKETANTNDFEELLIPIYSKYYTEKELDDIIAFYKTSTGQKVIKTMPDMTKESMQAGQEWGMKLGQKVMKKINEKYPVQKEVIMNYPSSK, via the coding sequence ATGAAAAAAATTACAATACTTCTTTTAATACTAGCTGCTAGCCTGACATTTGCTCAGGAACAGACAGTTTCACCCGCAAAAAAAGAAAAGATAAAAACTTTTCTAAAGCTTACTAACGTATTAGGAGTTGCTAATCAGGTAATGGACAATATGATTAACTCCTATCAAACCTATTACAAGCAAGTCCCTGCTGAATACTGGGACGAATTAAAAAAGGAAACAGCTAATACAAATGACTTCGAAGAGCTTCTTATTCCAATATATTCAAAATACTACACAGAAAAAGAACTGGATGATATCATTGCTTTCTATAAAACATCTACTGGGCAAAAAGTAATAAAAACAATGCCAGATATGACAAAGGAATCTATGCAGGCAGGACAGGAATGGGGCATGAAGCTTGGACAGAAGGTCATGAAGAAAATTAATGAAAAATATCCTGTTCAGAAAGAAGTAATTATGAACTATCCATCGTCTAAATAA
- a CDS encoding efflux RND transporter permease subunit, which yields MKLAEISIKRPTLVIVLFTILTLGGILGYSSMGYELIPKFEINVVSVSTIYPGASPAEVETTVTKKIEDAVSSLENVKKVESKSFESLSLVTITLNAGADTDYALNDAQRKINAIIADFPKDVKAPSLQKFSLSDLPIITAGATSNLSSVAFYDLLDKKIQPVLSRVKGVAQVNLIGGQEREIKVNLDKNKLEGYGLSIPQVQQAILTSNVDFPTGNVKTRENSTIIRLSGKYKNVEELSNLVIAVKDGAQIRLSDVAFVEDAQKDAEKVARIDRKPAILLQVVKQSDANAVEVSELTKQTIEKIEKDYAQQNVKLNVVNDTSTFTLTAADNVTHDLFIAIILVAVVMLLFLHSIRNAFIVMVSIPASLVATFIGMALMGYTLNLMSLLGLSLVVGILVDDAIVVLENIYRHMEMGKNKVRASYDATAEIGMTVTSITLVIVVVFLPIAMSTGLVSNIISQFCVTVVIATLLSLLASFTIVPWLSSRFGKLTHLTGKNIFEKFILGFEKQLDNFTHWVSDLLKWCLKNRWTKISTVVIVIVLFFMSLGLMKFIGGEFFSKIDKGEFLVQIELPKDASVEKTNFMTQKAEDYLSKKSEVVKMITTVGQQSDGFGGAQATAYKSEIDVILVGKDKRADNSFVYAAKVKNELSKVLVGAKIKTVPVGLMGAEQAPLALVVTGPDLKSINEFANQAMAQLKKIKGASEVRLSSEGGNPEINIAIDRDKMSALGLNIQDVGLTMQTAFSGNTDGKFRAGDYEYDINIRFNQLNRSSVDDVKSIIFVNGKGEKIKLDQFATITEGSGPSFLERRDKSPSVTINAQTVGIPTGTVAQQWEAQFSKLKRPSGVNYVWSGDMENQNEGFGTLGIALMAAIILVYLVMVALYDSFVYPFVVLFSVPLSLIGVLAILALTNNSLNVFTILGVIMLIGLVCKNAIMLVDFANHRKEAGENTFNALLQANHARLRPILMTTIAMVFGMIPIALAQGAAAELNNGLAWVIIGGLTSSLFLTLIFVPVIYSGFDWLIRISTKGEKVDYAKEMVADYKPLEVSEDGFTPKHNH from the coding sequence GTGAAATTAGCAGAAATATCCATAAAACGACCAACCCTGGTTATTGTATTGTTTACAATACTAACCCTGGGTGGGATACTCGGTTACTCCTCTATGGGGTATGAGCTAATCCCGAAATTCGAAATCAACGTAGTAAGTGTTTCCACCATTTACCCGGGAGCATCGCCTGCCGAGGTTGAAACAACAGTAACCAAGAAAATTGAAGATGCCGTTTCTTCACTGGAAAACGTAAAGAAAGTAGAATCCAAATCATTTGAGAGTTTATCACTCGTTACGATTACCCTGAATGCCGGTGCCGACACAGACTATGCGCTGAATGACGCTCAGAGAAAGATCAACGCTATTATTGCTGACTTTCCGAAAGACGTAAAAGCACCTTCATTACAGAAGTTCTCCCTGAGTGACCTTCCTATTATCACGGCCGGTGCTACTTCTAACCTGAGTAGTGTTGCCTTCTATGACCTTTTGGATAAAAAAATCCAGCCGGTACTATCAAGGGTAAAAGGTGTTGCACAAGTAAACCTTATCGGTGGACAGGAAAGAGAAATTAAAGTAAATCTGGATAAAAATAAACTGGAAGGTTACGGACTATCTATTCCGCAGGTACAACAGGCGATTCTTACATCCAATGTTGACTTCCCGACCGGAAACGTAAAAACCCGTGAGAACAGTACTATCATCAGATTATCCGGAAAATACAAAAATGTAGAAGAGCTTTCTAATCTTGTAATAGCTGTTAAAGACGGTGCCCAAATTAGACTTTCGGATGTTGCTTTTGTTGAAGATGCTCAGAAAGATGCTGAAAAAGTAGCAAGAATTGACAGAAAGCCGGCGATCCTTCTTCAGGTAGTGAAACAGTCCGATGCCAACGCTGTTGAAGTAAGTGAATTGACAAAACAAACGATTGAGAAAATTGAGAAAGATTATGCACAACAAAATGTAAAACTTAATGTTGTAAATGATACTTCTACATTTACCCTTACTGCTGCAGACAATGTAACGCATGACTTGTTTATCGCGATTATCCTTGTAGCTGTAGTAATGTTATTATTCCTTCACAGTATCCGTAATGCCTTTATCGTAATGGTATCCATTCCGGCATCATTAGTTGCAACCTTTATTGGTATGGCACTAATGGGATATACGCTGAACTTAATGAGTTTACTGGGACTTTCCCTGGTTGTAGGTATCCTTGTGGATGATGCGATTGTGGTATTGGAAAACATCTATCGACATATGGAGATGGGAAAAAACAAAGTAAGAGCTTCTTATGATGCAACTGCAGAAATCGGTATGACAGTAACTTCCATTACATTAGTAATTGTGGTAGTATTCTTACCAATTGCGATGAGTACTGGTTTGGTATCTAATATTATCTCCCAGTTCTGTGTAACCGTGGTTATTGCAACGTTGCTATCATTGTTAGCTTCCTTTACTATTGTACCATGGCTATCTTCAAGATTTGGTAAACTTACACACCTTACAGGAAAAAATATTTTCGAAAAATTCATCCTTGGATTCGAAAAGCAACTGGATAACTTCACCCATTGGGTATCTGACTTACTTAAATGGTGTCTGAAAAACAGATGGACAAAGATTTCTACAGTAGTTATTGTAATTGTATTATTCTTCATGTCATTAGGCTTAATGAAATTTATCGGAGGGGAATTCTTTTCTAAGATTGATAAAGGTGAATTCCTTGTACAAATAGAGCTTCCTAAAGATGCTTCTGTAGAGAAAACCAACTTTATGACACAGAAAGCTGAAGATTATTTGTCTAAAAAATCAGAAGTTGTAAAAATGATTACAACCGTTGGTCAGCAAAGTGATGGTTTCGGTGGAGCTCAGGCAACAGCATACAAATCAGAGATCGATGTGATCCTTGTTGGTAAAGATAAAAGAGCGGATAACTCATTCGTATATGCTGCTAAGGTTAAAAATGAACTTTCTAAGGTATTAGTAGGTGCAAAAATTAAAACGGTTCCTGTAGGTCTGATGGGTGCGGAACAAGCTCCGCTGGCATTAGTAGTAACAGGACCAGATTTGAAAAGCATCAATGAGTTTGCTAATCAGGCAATGGCGCAACTGAAAAAAATTAAAGGAGCTTCCGAAGTTAGACTTTCGTCTGAAGGTGGTAACCCGGAAATTAATATCGCCATCGACCGTGATAAAATGTCTGCCCTTGGATTAAATATACAGGATGTAGGATTGACAATGCAGACCGCTTTTAGTGGAAATACAGATGGTAAATTCCGTGCAGGTGATTACGAATATGATATCAACATCCGTTTTAATCAGCTGAACAGATCAAGTGTAGACGATGTAAAAAGCATCATCTTTGTAAATGGTAAAGGAGAAAAGATCAAACTGGATCAGTTCGCTACTATTACAGAAGGTTCAGGACCTAGCTTCCTGGAAAGAAGAGATAAATCTCCTTCTGTAACGATTAACGCGCAAACTGTAGGTATTCCTACAGGTACAGTTGCACAGCAGTGGGAAGCTCAATTCTCTAAACTGAAAAGACCTTCAGGAGTTAACTATGTATGGAGTGGTGATATGGAGAACCAAAATGAAGGTTTCGGTACACTAGGTATTGCCCTTATGGCCGCTATCATCTTAGTATACCTTGTAATGGTTGCTCTATACGACAGCTTTGTATATCCGTTTGTGGTATTGTTCTCGGTTCCGTTATCTCTTATCGGGGTATTAGCAATCTTGGCTTTAACTAATAACTCTCTGAACGTATTTACCATTCTTGGGGTTATCATGTTGATTGGTCTTGTATGTAAGAATGCGATTATGCTGGTAGACTTTGCTAACCATAGAAAAGAAGCCGGAGAAAACACATTCAATGCATTGCTTCAGGCTAACCATGCCAGACTTCGTCCAATCCTTATGACCACTATTGCGATGGTTTTCGGTATGATTCCGATTGCATTGGCACAAGGAGCAGCAGCAGAGCTTAACAACGGATTAGCATGGGTAATTATAGGTGGTTTAACATCTTCATTATTCCTTACCCTAATTTTCGTTCCGGTTATCTATTCTGGTTTCGACTGGTTAATTAGAATTTCCACCAAAGGCGAAAAAGTAGATTATGCCAAAGAAATGGTTGCAGATTATAAACCATTGGAAGTAAGTGAGGATGGCTTTACACCAAAGCACAATCACTAA